The genomic DNA GGTCGGGCCTCACGGTCGCCTTCTCCGAGGCCAAGGCCCGGCCGGCCCTGACCGTCTTCCTGCGGCGCCGGCTCCAGCGGGCCCTGCCGCGCTGGCTCAAACAGGCCCGGAAGGCGGCGCCCAAGCTGAAGCGGCGCCTGATCCGCGGCTGGGCCTCGGTCGCCCGTAATCCCGATTGATTTAAAAGGGCTTTTTGACTAAGGCTGCGGGGCCCTAGGCGCCCCTATGAACCGTACCCTCTTTATCGTCACTTTCGGACTCTATCTGACCGCAGGGATCCTTTATCTCCTGCAGTTGATCTTCACCCGCGCCTCCTTGGCGAAGTTCGCGGTGCGCTTCACCTTGATCTCCTGGCTGCTCGAGACCGTCCTCCTGGTCCTGCTCTTTATCAAGAACGGCTACCCCTTCCTGATCGACAGCTTCTCCAGCTACGCCCTCAGCGCCTGGGTGGCCGCGGCCTTCTTCCTGCTGCTCAACCTCAAGTATCGCTTCTCCCTGGTGGGGGCGATGATCCTCCCCTTGATCTCGGTCTTCTACCTGCTGGCCTGGTTCTCCTCGGAGAATTACGAGGCGGGGCGGGCGATCATGCACAGCCCCTGGGGCAGCGTGCACATCATCTTCAGCTTCCTCGCCTTCGCCATCTTCGCGGTGAGTTTCGTTTTGGGAATTCTTTTTATAATCGAGGAGTTTCAACTGAAGTATAAGGTTTCGCCTAAGCTCTTTTTGCGGTTGCCCAGCCTGGACTCCGTCGAGCAGATCCACGCCAAGGCCCTGACCGTGGGCTTCGTCCTGCTCACCGGCGGCATCGTCACCGGGGCGGCCTGGGCGAAATCCGTGACCGGCTTTTATTTTTTTGAGGACGCCCGCCAGCTTTGGTCGATCATAGCCTGGCTGATCTACGCCCTTTTTTTGCAGGCCCGGATCGCCGCCGGCTGGCGGGGGCGGCGGGGGATCTTGCTATCCCTGCTCGGATTTGTTGTGATAGTTTTTACCTTCTTGGGTGTAAGGCATAACTGATGCATCTCTTCGTCCTAGGTCTGAACCACAAGTCGGCGCCCATCGGGATCCGCGAACGCTTCGCGATCTCCGAGGCCCGGGTGGGCGAATTTTTGACCAGGGCCTCCGCCTTACCGCATGTCGAGGAGGCCTTGGCCGTTTTCACCTGCAACCGCGTCGAAGTCTACGGAGCCTCCAAACACCCCCAGCAGGCCCGGCAGCAGCTCTCGCGTTTTATCTCCGAATTTCAAGGCGTTCCCGAAAAAACCTTCGAGCAGCACACTTACTTTTTCGAGGGCGAGCAGGCGATTCGGCACGGCTTCCGGGTCAGCGCCAGCCTCGACTCGATGATCGTCGGCGAGCCGCAGATCCTGGGGCAGATGAAAGACGCCTACCGGGCGGCCGGCGAGGCGGGCACGACGGGGACCCTGCTCAACAAGTTCTTCCACCGCGCCTTCTTCGTCGCCAAGAAGCTGCGCGCCGAGACCTCCATCGGCTCGCACCCGGTCTCGGTGAGCTACGCGGCGGTGGTCCTGGCCAAGCAGATCTTCGGCGACCTGGCCGGCAAGAAGGCCTTGATCCTCGGCGCGGGCAAGATGAGCCTGCTCGCCATTCGCCACTTGAAGGGGGCCGGCATCGAGACCTTGTATCTGGCCAACCGCACGCCCGAGCGGGCGGAAGAGGTCGCCCGCAAGGTCGGCGGCGAGACCATCCCCTTCGACAAGTTCGACAAGTGGCTGGCCGACGCGGATATCGTCGTCACCTCGACCTCCGCCGAGGACTACATCGTCGTTCCGGCCAAGGTGCAGGAGGCGATCAAGCAGCGGAAGAACCGCCCGATGTTTTTCATCGACATCGCCGTCCCCCGCAACGTCTCGCCCGAGGTCAACCACATCCACAACATTTACCTCTACGACATCGACGATCTGGGACAGGTGGTCGAGGCCAACAAGAACGAGCGGGTGAAAGAGGCCGAACGGGCCGAGTACCTGCTGGAGGCCGAGGTCGAGGACTTCGCGAAAATCCTGCGCGGCCTGGCGGTGGTGCCGACCCTCTCCTCGCTCTCCAAGAAGTTCGACGCGATCTGCCGCCGCGAGCTGGACAAGACCTTCCAGCGGATGCCCCAGCTGGACGAGGCCGGCCGCGAGGCGGTGGAGGCCATGGCCTACGCCATCGTCAACAAGATCCTCCACGATCCCATGGTCGCCCTGAAAGAGCGGGGGGCCGAGGCGGACCAGCCGGATTATTCGGCCCTGGTGCGCAAGCTCTTTCGCTTAGACGAGGTCTAGGCCGCGGGCGGTTTCCCTCGCTTCTTCATTGACTAACGAGGGCCCTAACTTTATAGGAGGGCGGCTTTTTTCTCTTTTCAAGGAGATGCGATGGCGCTGGTCTATTTTGAGCGGGAGGGCAAGACCCTCAATGTGAATGCCGGGCAAAATCTGCGGAAGTTGGCCCAGGCCAACGGCATTTCCCTCTACCGAGGCATTAATAAGCTGATCAATTGCCGGGGACAGGGCCTCTGCGGCACCTGTCTGGTCGAGGTCTACGCCAAAAACCCCGTCGACCTGAATCCCCGTACCGCCATGGAAGAGCAGCAGCTCAAGGATTACACCAATCCCCACCTTCGCTTGGCCTGCCAGGTCCGGGTGCACGGCAATGTCCAGGTCAAGACCCAGCCGGTCGAATTCATGGAACCGCAGATGGGGTTAGTAGCCCCGCCCCTGGTGTCCAAGGAATAAAAGGGTGTTGTGTTTTTAAAGGTTTATATTTACTAAGTCCGCTACGGAGGAATCCCGTTTTCTTCGGCCCCCATAGCTCAGTGGATAGAGCATTGGCCTCCGAAGCCATGTGCGGAGGTTCGATTCCTCCTGGGGGCGTATAATTTTATGAAGGGGCGGTAGCTCAGCTGGGAGAGCGACGCGTTCGCAATGCGTAGGTCGGGAGTTCGATCCTCCTCCGCTCCACATTAATTCCAAACCGATCCGGTGAACCGGATCGGTTCTTCTCGTTCGCAACGCCTGGTGGTGGGATGAAGTTCGGCCGCACATTTTTCTTTCTCGGGACCTTGCTCGTGGCCGGCCTCGCGCGTTCGGCGCCACTTAACGCGGCCGAGGAGGCCGTCTTCATCGATCCCAGCGACCCTGCCGTGATCCGCAAGACGGTGATCCCCTTCGCCTCCGAGGTGCTACTGAGGGCCTCCGACTTGCCGACCCACAGCGAGGCGCATCCCAACGTCGCCTTCGGCGAGCAGCGATTTTCCTATATTTCCTTAAGCCCCGACGGTTCCTACCTGGCCTTCAGCGTCGACGGCAGCCTGAGCGATTGGAGCGGAGTCTACGACCTCGGAAAAAAAGAGCTGCACCAGGTGGCGCTCAGCTTCGACGCGCAGGCCTTGGCGCCGGTCTGGGCCGCGGACGGCCGCCGCGTGGTCTTCGAGGAAGAGGATTCGGTCGGACGCCGCTATCTCCAGGTCTACGACCTCGCCAAGCGCGAGCGCTGCGGCCTCGACTACCGCAGCGCGAAGAGCAAGTACCTCAACCTGCACAGGCCCTGGTGGAGCGAGGCTGGCGACAAGGTCTATTTCCAGGTGGAGGTCAACAACAAGTACCGTCGCTCGATGGGGCTCAAGCCCCTGGCCGCCCCCGTCCGCATCGGCGAGGCCAACGCCCAATGCCAAGAACTGGTCTTGCGCAGCGTGGAGAAATTCATGGCCGAGGTGCCGGACGGCAACATCCCCCGCGAGGCCTTGGCGACGCTACCCAAAGGCCCCCTATGATCCGCGCCGTACTCTTCGATTTCAACGGAGTGATCGTCGACGACGAGCCCGTGCACCTTCGCCTCTTCCAAAAAGTGCTGAAAGAAGAGGGAGTCGACCTTGCCAAGCAGGATTATTATGCCAAATACCTGGGCATGGACGACTTCGACTGTTTTGCCGCGGCGGCCAAGGACGCCGGAAAGCCCAAGGCCGAAGCCAAGATCCAGGAGATGATCGCGCGCAAGTCGAAGTACTACGACGAGGAGATGGCGACCAACACCCCCTTCGTCCCCGGCGTGTTGGATTTCATCCGGGCCCTGGCGCCCACGTACTACCTGGCCGTCGTTTCGGGCGCCCTGCGGCGCGAGATCGAGATGATGCTGACGCGCGGTCAGGTGCGCGACGCCTTCAGCGCCATCGTCGCGGCCGAGGACATCGAGCATGGCAAGCCCGACCCCGAGGGTTACGACAAGGGCATGCAGCTGCTCAATCGCGATTACGTCGCCAGCGCCGATCTGCTGCTGCCCGCGGAATGCCTGGTCTTCGAGGATTCCATCTGGGGCATCGAGGCCGCGACCGCTGCGGGCATGCCGGCGGTGGCGGTCACGACCTCCTTCGCGCCCTTGGCCCTGCCCGGGGCCAAGCAATACATCCAGGATTTTCAGGGGCTGGATCCCCAAGCTTTTCTCGCTAATTTCGCGTGAGGGCGGGGGCCCTTGCGCCGGAGGTGAGACATGTCTCGCGGCACAAAATTGGTATTCGACTTGGAGACCCAAAAGACCTTCGACGAGGTCGGGGGGCGCAACTACGAAGACCTCCTCATCAGCGTCCTAGGAGCCTACCGCTACGACGAGGACCGCTACGAGTGCTTCCTTGAGGGCGAGCTGCACCGTTTCGAGAACTTATTGATCGACTCGCCCCTGATCGTCGGCTTCAACATCCGTAAGTTCGACTTTCCGGTCCTGCAGCGCTACTGCAAGATCGACACCGCCAAGCTGCCGATGCTCGACCTGATGGAGGACATCGCCAATCGCATCGGGCACCGCGTCAGCTTGGACAGCGTGGCGCTCGCCACGCTCAACATCGGCAAGACCGGCCACGGCCTCGATGCCATCGATTATTTCCGGGAAGGGAAGTGGGACCTGCTGAAGAGCTACTGCCTCAACGACGTGAAGATCACCAAAGAGGTCTACGACTACGGGCTCAAGCACGGCCACGTGTATTACATGACCCGCGACGGCAGCGACCGGAAGAGCGTCCAGGTCGAATGGGACTTGGAGGCCAAGGCCACGACGCCCGCCGCCGACGCCAAACAATACAATCTCATCTGGTAGGACCCCCTATGCGCGCCCCCATCCCCATGACTCCCGACGGACTCGCGAAGCTCAAAGAGGAGCTGAAGCGGCTGAAGACCGTCGACAAGATCGAGAACATCCGCGACATCGAGGTCGCCCGCGCCCACGGCGACCTCTCGGAAAACGCCGAGTACTCCGCCGCCAAGGAACGCCAGTCCCACATCGCCGGCCGCATCGCCGAGCTGGAGGAGATCATCGCCTGCGCCCAGGTGATCGACCCGGCGGGCTTGGACCACGAGAAGGTCGTGTTCGGCGCGACGGTGCGCCTAAGCGACACGGATTCGGGGGAAGAGGTGACTTATCAGATCGTCGGCGTTCACGAGTCCGACGTGAAGGCGGGGCGCATCTCGGTCGAATCGCCGCTCGCGAAGTCGCTGATCGGCAAGACGGTCGACGACCTGGTCAAGCTCAAGACGGTGCGGGGGGAGAAGGAATTCGAGGTTTTGGAGATCCTTTACAAGTAGGAGCGAACACGAGGTTCGCCCCTACGGTTTGGGAAACTCGCGCCCCTCCACCGCCTCGAACCTCCCGCGCAGCCCCTCCGGAATCTCCAGGCTCTTCTGCATGCGGTAATCGAAATACACCATCACCGTCCGCGCCGTCGCCACCAGGCGGCCGGATTTCTCTTCCTTCACCTCGTACGCGATGACGAAGCTCGAGCGCTTGATCTCGACGGTGCGCAGGGCGACGACCAGCGTCTCATTGAGGTAGGCGGGTGAGCGGTAGTCGAGCTGGAGGGAGGCGACGATCACGCTGTCCCGGGACTCGGGGTCGCCGACCGTGAAGTCCAGCTCGGGGAATTGTTGGAAATAGGCGACGCGGCCCTCTTCGAGGTAGGTGACGTACTTGGCGTTGTTCAAGTGCCCCATCATGTCGACGTCGGCGAAGCGGACCTTGATTTTGACTTGGGTGTTCCAGTTCATTCGGGCCTCATGGCATTTCTAAAATAATGTTTCAAGCGCGGGGTCTTTGCGGTAGGGGCCGTTCGTGAACGGCCCCTACGGATTTTGTGCCCGCCATGGTTTGCGCAGGCCTATTGCGCCATACCCCCGCCAGCGCGCTCGCGATCACCGAGTGAAACAGGCTGGAGATCGCGCTGGGGATGGCCACCAGGGGGTCCGCGAAGTTCAGCCGCGCCAGCACGGCGCCCAGGCCGCTGTTCTGCATTCCCACCTCGATCGAGATGGTGCGCGCGGGGATCTCGGCGCGGAGGATCAGGCGGCTGAAAATGTATCCCAGCAGGAAGCCCGCCGCATGAAGGGAAAATACCGCCAGAATCAATTTCGGGCCCGCCGCGAGGATCTCGCAGCGCCCCGCCCCGATGATGCTGGCGACGATCAGGGTGATCGCGATCACCGCGACCGCCGGCGCGGCCGGGAGGATGCGGCGGGTGAAGCGCGGCAGGAGCCGGTTCAGCAGGACCCCCGCCGCGACCGGGATCAAGACCACCTGAAGCGTGCTGAAGAAAAGTCCCCAGGCGTTCACCTCGATGCGGCTCCCGGCCAGCCAGGCCGTCAGCAGGGGGGTGACCGCGATCGCCATCAGGGTCGTGATCGAGGTCATCGTCACCGACAGCGCGACGTCGACCCGCGCCAGATAAGAGATGACGTTCGAGGCCGTACCGCCCGGGCAGCAGGCGACCAAGATCAGCCCCACCGCCAAGGGCGCCGGCAGCCCGTAGGCGTCGCTCAGCGCCCAACCTAAAAATGGCATGATCGTGTATTGCAGCGCGACGCCGGTCAGCACCCAGGCGGGACATCTCAAGACCCTTCGGAAGTCCTCGACCTGCAGGGTCAGCCCCATCCCCAGCATGATGACGCCCAGGCCGATCGAGATGAGGTTCCCGGAAAACCAGGTGAACAGGCCCGGACGCCAAAGGGAGAGGCCCGCGGCCATGCTGACCCAGAGGGGAAAAAGGTAAACGAAGCGGTTGAGCGGGTCGCGGAAGGACATGGGCCCGATTTTTTAGCAACGCGACGTAGGGCTTGTCGATAAATCCTTTGCTGACAGGCTGTTGAAAAACCACCGGTTGTCGGGCCAAGCCGCCGTAGGCGGATTGGCGGGCCCCGAAAATCCGAAGGATTTTTGGGCGGTGTATGAAGCCGGATTTACTCCGGCGGGAATAAAGTCAGTTTTTCAACAGCCCTCTAATAGAGGGTCCCTCGGTTTTTCGCCGGGGGCAGGGGCACAAACGGTACCCGGTACCGAAAGTTCAGCACTCCAGCTTTCACAATCCACCGACCATTCGTGCCAATTCCATCACCGCTCGGGCCGCCCTGCGTCCCGGGCCTGGCGCCGCTCGGCGAAGCGCGGCGCGTCGGGCCTTCGTCCGTCGCGCGGGGCCTCTCTCGGCGTCGCCGAATCACGCGAAGGGGACACGATGACGCCGCCGAAGCCGGAAAAAGTCGACATCCAGGCCTTGGATGTTTTGTATCTGGAAAACTTGCTGAGACTCTCCCCCGAGGAGGCCGCGCCTCGCTTTGTGGGGACCGACTTGATCGTCGAGAAGGGGATCGATCCCTGGACCGGCGAGAGCGTCGGCGAGCTCAAGCGAATTTTGGACGGAAAGGGCACGACGGAGGCCCGAAGCCTCGAGGAGGAGCGGGCTTGGGTCGAGACCCTGCGGGACGCCGATCTGGATAAGAACAAAACCCTCGATCTCGCCGAGGCCCAAGCCCTGCTGAAGGCCGGCCTCGCGGAGGAGCAGGCCGCCTCGGTGGACCCGGAAAAATTCCTGGCCAGCGTCGAGGACCTGATGGCCCGCCGCTATCGCCCTCTCGCGGAGAACATGCGCGAGTTCAAGGCCGAGCTGAGCTTCCGTCCCATCCTCGACCTGCTCGAGCAGTACAACTACGGGATCTTGGTCGACGAGGTCCGCCAGGCGCATTCGGTGTTTTCGCTGAACAGCCTGACCAAGACGGCGACGAACGTCTTGGCCTTCGTCCCCTACGGCGTCCAACGCCTCTGGGGCGAGGCCCCGGTGCTGCAAGGCGACGCCTTGGCCGAGGCGGCGGCGCGTTCCAATTACGAGACGCGCGCCCAGGCCATCGCGGCCTTGAAGCAGGCGATCGCCGAGGGTGTCGCCCAGGGAGAGGCCTGGGCCTTGGAAGGGCGCCTCGACGAGGCCTTGAGGAAATTGGACGCCGCCACCGTCGCGATCCTCGAAGACGAGCTCGCCGCGACGCGCCTTAACTCGATCCTCGCCCTGGACGACCGCAAGGAGGCCTATCAAAAGCTCGAGGAGTTCGCCCAGGCCGAGCGCCCGGGTTTTCTCGGCTACGGAGGCGGCAACACCTCGGCCGGCTGGTTTTCCAGTTTTTGGAACTACAGCGGCCGGCGCAACAACCTCTACATCGCGCGTACCCTCTTCCGCTTCCTGGGAGTCAAGGCGGCCACCGGAGACGCCGCCTTCGACGAGACGCTGCATCAGGGCGCGCGCGCGAGCCTGGCCGACATGAACGGCGACCCCTTGGGCGGCTTCAACAACATGGCCGCGGTGGGCCTGACGAATATCTTCTGCCTGGGCGGAGCCTTCTGTGAGCCGACCCAGTGGCGGGCCTGGAGCGACGAGGCCGAGATGCAGATGGTCGGTCGCATGGTCGACGGCGCCTTGGTCCTGAACCTCGGTTCCAAAAGCTTGGGCAGTCTCGGCGACGCCTTCACCTTGGGACGCTTGCAGGGATGGGGTCAGGTGGCGCGCGTCTGGTGGGGCGAGGGTTCCTTCTTAGCCAGGCTCTCGCCCTTGGGCAAGGCCGGCTGGGCTCGCAAGTTGGTCCCAATCGGCATCTGGAAGGATGCGAGGCTTGCGGCCGGGGTCGAAGCGAATCAGTTCGCGCTGCTCGGCAAGCCATTCGAAAGGCCCGCGGGTCGCATCGGGAAAATATTCGATCGCATGGGCGAGTCCTTGAAGACCTTCCTCTTTAAGGACCTGCCGCCGCTGAGCGCCGCGCAGTCGGCCCAACTGAAGAAGGCCGCGGAACTGAGCGGCAAGGGTCTGGACAAGCTGACCAAGGGCGTCATCCTACTGGGCATCCTGCAGGCCGCCGACGACCGGCTGGCGCCGGCCTTCAATCCCTTCGAGTACGGATTGAAAGACCTGGATCGCGAGGCCGACTTCGAGGCCTATCCCGACCCGACGCGTCCCGAGCCCGTTCTAGTCCCGGCCACGAACCCTCAATAGTCCGCTTGCGGCTGGGGGTTGCCGCAGGCTCGACAGTGGCAAAACGCGATGCCGCCGGCGGTGGGGGTCTGTGATACCCGCCGGCGGCATTTGCTTTCGAGATCCCTTGTTTCTTTTCCTTGGGGCACGCAACTTTTCCCTCGCCGCGCCGAGTCTAAACGCGAAATACCGAAAGTTTAACCACCTGTTTTCATTAAGGTAATATGTTTCCAGGGTTTCCCGGCGAGGGCGC from Deltaproteobacteria bacterium PRO3 includes the following:
- a CDS encoding glutamyl-tRNA reductase, with translation MHLFVLGLNHKSAPIGIRERFAISEARVGEFLTRASALPHVEEALAVFTCNRVEVYGASKHPQQARQQLSRFISEFQGVPEKTFEQHTYFFEGEQAIRHGFRVSASLDSMIVGEPQILGQMKDAYRAAGEAGTTGTLLNKFFHRAFFVAKKLRAETSIGSHPVSVSYAAVVLAKQIFGDLAGKKALILGAGKMSLLAIRHLKGAGIETLYLANRTPERAEEVARKVGGETIPFDKFDKWLADADIVVTSTSAEDYIVVPAKVQEAIKQRKNRPMFFIDIAVPRNVSPEVNHIHNIYLYDIDDLGQVVEANKNERVKEAERAEYLLEAEVEDFAKILRGLAVVPTLSSLSKKFDAICRRELDKTFQRMPQLDEAGREAVEAMAYAIVNKILHDPMVALKERGAEADQPDYSALVRKLFRLDEV
- a CDS encoding 2Fe-2S iron-sulfur cluster binding domain-containing protein, which encodes MALVYFEREGKTLNVNAGQNLRKLAQANGISLYRGINKLINCRGQGLCGTCLVEVYAKNPVDLNPRTAMEEQQLKDYTNPHLRLACQVRVHGNVQVKTQPVEFMEPQMGLVAPPLVSKE
- a CDS encoding HAD family phosphatase codes for the protein MPRTGLAQRGEIHGRGAGRQHPPRGLGDATQRPPMIRAVLFDFNGVIVDDEPVHLRLFQKVLKEEGVDLAKQDYYAKYLGMDDFDCFAAAAKDAGKPKAEAKIQEMIARKSKYYDEEMATNTPFVPGVLDFIRALAPTYYLAVVSGALRREIEMMLTRGQVRDAFSAIVAAEDIEHGKPDPEGYDKGMQLLNRDYVASADLLLPAECLVFEDSIWGIEAATAAGMPAVAVTTSFAPLALPGAKQYIQDFQGLDPQAFLANFA
- a CDS encoding helicase, with protein sequence MSRGTKLVFDLETQKTFDEVGGRNYEDLLISVLGAYRYDEDRYECFLEGELHRFENLLIDSPLIVGFNIRKFDFPVLQRYCKIDTAKLPMLDLMEDIANRIGHRVSLDSVALATLNIGKTGHGLDAIDYFREGKWDLLKSYCLNDVKITKEVYDYGLKHGHVYYMTRDGSDRKSVQVEWDLEAKATTPAADAKQYNLIW
- the greA gene encoding transcription elongation factor GreA, which codes for MTPDGLAKLKEELKRLKTVDKIENIRDIEVARAHGDLSENAEYSAAKERQSHIAGRIAELEEIIACAQVIDPAGLDHEKVVFGATVRLSDTDSGEEVTYQIVGVHESDVKAGRISVESPLAKSLIGKTVDDLVKLKTVRGEKEFEVLEILYK
- a CDS encoding acyl-CoA thioesterase; this encodes MNWNTQVKIKVRFADVDMMGHLNNAKYVTYLEEGRVAYFQQFPELDFTVGDPESRDSVIVASLQLDYRSPAYLNETLVVALRTVEIKRSSFVIAYEVKEEKSGRLVATARTVMVYFDYRMQKSLEIPEGLRGRFEAVEGREFPKP
- a CDS encoding bile acid:sodium symporter family protein, translated to MSFRDPLNRFVYLFPLWVSMAAGLSLWRPGLFTWFSGNLISIGLGVIMLGMGLTLQVEDFRRVLRCPAWVLTGVALQYTIMPFLGWALSDAYGLPAPLAVGLILVACCPGGTASNVISYLARVDVALSVTMTSITTLMAIAVTPLLTAWLAGSRIEVNAWGLFFSTLQVVLIPVAAGVLLNRLLPRFTRRILPAAPAVAVIAITLIVASIIGAGRCEILAAGPKLILAVFSLHAAGFLLGYIFSRLILRAEIPARTISIEVGMQNSGLGAVLARLNFADPLVAIPSAISSLFHSVIASALAGVWRNRPAQTMAGTKSVGAVHERPLPQRPRA